In Paenibacillus phoenicis, one genomic interval encodes:
- a CDS encoding DUF438 domain-containing protein: MSELINNREYGAPEQSRRQQLLKEIIKELHQGKSVDEVKARFEEAVGDVTVAEISAMEHALMEEEGIAVEEVQRLCSVHTAIFKGSIEDIHRSSKPEEQPGHPVHTFKLENREIERLVNFKLQLHLDKYRKDPGSEIVFKLLEDLNLLMDLDNHYSRKENLLFPYLEKYGIYGPTKVMWGVDDGIRMMIKETKGKLADGSADPETMVMDLERIIKEVNEMIFKEENILLPMALEKLTEDEWVSIARESDQIGFCLTAPEREWIPERVPLQPSGEEVKGTAQAGTEAGVPQGYIKFETGVLSMEQLEAVMNHLPVDLTFIDENDVVRYFSHGKERIFARTKAVIGRTVQNCHPPQSVHVVNQLLEDFKAGRKDVEDFWIPVKDKFVYIRYFAVRSEDGRYLGTLEFTQNIAPIRELQGQKRILS; this comes from the coding sequence ATGAGCGAACTGATCAATAATCGGGAGTATGGCGCACCGGAACAAAGCCGCCGCCAGCAGCTGTTAAAGGAGATTATCAAGGAGCTGCATCAGGGGAAGAGCGTGGATGAAGTAAAGGCACGGTTCGAAGAGGCTGTCGGTGACGTGACGGTCGCGGAAATTTCCGCGATGGAGCATGCGTTGATGGAAGAGGAGGGCATTGCGGTCGAGGAGGTTCAGCGGCTGTGCTCGGTGCATACGGCGATTTTCAAGGGCTCGATCGAGGACATTCACCGTTCGTCCAAGCCGGAGGAGCAGCCGGGTCACCCGGTTCATACCTTCAAGCTGGAAAATCGCGAGATCGAACGGCTGGTGAACTTCAAGCTGCAGCTTCACCTGGACAAGTACCGGAAGGATCCCGGCAGCGAGATCGTATTCAAGCTGCTGGAGGATTTAAACCTGCTGATGGACCTCGACAACCACTACAGCCGCAAGGAAAACCTGCTGTTCCCGTATCTGGAGAAGTACGGCATCTACGGCCCAACCAAGGTGATGTGGGGCGTGGACGACGGCATCCGCATGATGATCAAGGAAACGAAGGGCAAGCTGGCGGACGGCAGCGCGGATCCGGAGACGATGGTGATGGATCTGGAACGGATTATTAAGGAAGTCAACGAGATGATTTTTAAGGAAGAAAATATTTTGCTCCCGATGGCCCTTGAAAAGTTAACGGAAGACGAATGGGTGAGCATTGCCCGGGAAAGCGACCAGATCGGCTTCTGCTTGACCGCACCGGAGCGTGAATGGATTCCGGAGCGCGTGCCGCTGCAGCCCTCGGGCGAAGAAGTGAAAGGGACCGCACAGGCAGGCACGGAAGCGGGGGTTCCGCAAGGCTACATCAAATTCGAGACCGGCGTTCTCTCGATGGAGCAGCTGGAGGCGGTGATGAACCATCTTCCGGTGGACCTGACGTTTATCGACGAGAACGATGTCGTCCGATATTTCTCCCACGGCAAGGAGCGGATCTTTGCCCGGACGAAGGCCGTCATCGGCCGGACCGTACAAAATTGCCACCCGCCGCAAAGCGTTCATGTCGTCAACCAGCTGTTGGAGGATTTTAAGGCGGGGCGGAAGGATGTCGAGGACTTCTGGATTCCGGTGAAGGACAAATTTGTGTACATCCGCTATTTCGCTGTACGCAGCGAGGATGGACGTTATCTGGGGACGCTGGAGTTCACGCAGAACATCGCCCCCATCCGCGAACTGCAAGGACAAAAACGTATTTTGTCCTAG
- a CDS encoding ROK family glucokinase has protein sequence MSEKIYIGVDLGGTAVKVGICNEEGQLLHTYEGPTEVDKGADTVVANIEKYVRRVVEESPFAWEQVAGVGAGVAGFTNVREGIIILAPNVGLKDLPIRDILEERLGKPIKIDNDANVAALGEAWGGAGKGIDNCVCYTLGTGVGGGIIINGKIYQGFSGMAGELGHMSVVPDLEAIGCGCGQMGCLETVSSATGIIRMAKDAVARGDRTSLAHVENIMAKDVFDAAKAGDEAAIRIVNRAAFYLGKSMAAVAVVLNPEMFIIGGGVSKAGDILFNEVRSVFAKLTPEPVQRGMQIVPATLGNDAGMVGAAGLFLRS, from the coding sequence ATGTCTGAAAAAATCTACATTGGCGTTGACTTGGGCGGTACGGCAGTCAAAGTCGGCATTTGCAATGAAGAAGGGCAGCTTCTTCATACGTATGAAGGGCCGACCGAAGTCGATAAGGGCGCGGATACGGTCGTCGCGAATATCGAGAAGTACGTCCGGCGTGTCGTGGAAGAATCGCCGTTTGCCTGGGAACAGGTGGCCGGGGTAGGCGCCGGGGTCGCCGGGTTTACGAATGTCCGCGAAGGGATCATCATTTTGGCGCCGAATGTAGGTTTGAAGGATTTGCCGATTCGCGACATTTTGGAGGAGCGATTGGGCAAGCCAATCAAAATAGACAACGATGCCAATGTGGCTGCACTCGGCGAAGCTTGGGGCGGCGCAGGAAAAGGCATCGACAACTGCGTATGCTACACGCTGGGAACCGGCGTTGGCGGCGGGATCATTATTAACGGGAAGATTTATCAAGGCTTCTCCGGAATGGCCGGCGAGCTTGGACATATGTCTGTGGTTCCGGATCTGGAAGCCATCGGCTGCGGCTGCGGCCAAATGGGCTGCCTGGAAACCGTCTCTTCGGCAACAGGGATTATTCGCATGGCGAAAGACGCCGTGGCGCGCGGTGACCGGACCTCGCTGGCTCATGTGGAGAACATTATGGCTAAGGACGTCTTTGATGCGGCTAAAGCTGGTGATGAGGCGGCGATTCGCATCGTGAACCGGGCAGCTTTCTATCTGGGCAAATCGATGGCGGCTGTCGCTGTTGTTCTGAATCCGGAGATGTTTATCATCGGCGGCGGCGTGTCCAAAGCCGGTGACATTCTGTTTAACGAAGTTCGCAGCGTATTCGCCAAATTGACGCCGGAGCCGGTGCAACGAGGCATGCAAATCGTTCCGGCTACCTTGGGGAATGATGCGGGGATGGTCGGCGCCGCTGGTCTCTTCCTCCGTTCCTAA
- the rapZ gene encoding RNase adapter RapZ, with protein MPEKETSSVANLIIITGMSGAGKSLAVRSLEDLGFFCVDNLPPVLIPKFAELIEQSKGKIAKVALVIDLRGREFFTALSESLSFIKEHFTIKCEILFLDATDSVLVQRYKESRRRHPMAPDGMPLDGIRLERKMLDDLRMSATQVIDTSNMKPAQLKEKIISRFSHLESSNLSVNITSFGFKYGIPIDADLVFDVRFLPNPHYIEQLRPLTGQNSEVYEYVMKWPETQIFLAKLLDMLHFLLPQYHKEGKSQVIIGIGCTGGKHRSVAIAEYLGKMLGVSETETVRVSHRDEGRDR; from the coding sequence ATGCCGGAGAAGGAAACAAGTTCGGTCGCCAATCTGATCATTATCACGGGCATGTCGGGGGCAGGGAAGTCGCTGGCCGTGCGCAGTTTGGAGGATCTCGGATTTTTTTGCGTAGATAATTTGCCTCCGGTGCTGATTCCCAAATTCGCAGAATTGATTGAGCAATCCAAAGGGAAAATTGCCAAGGTTGCGCTGGTCATCGACCTGCGCGGCCGGGAGTTCTTCACGGCGCTTTCGGAGTCGCTTAGCTTTATTAAGGAGCATTTCACCATCAAGTGTGAAATCCTGTTCCTCGATGCCACCGATTCGGTCCTTGTGCAGCGGTATAAGGAAAGCCGCCGCCGCCATCCGATGGCCCCGGACGGGATGCCGCTGGACGGCATCCGGCTGGAACGCAAAATGCTGGATGATTTGCGGATGTCGGCAACTCAAGTCATCGATACCAGCAATATGAAGCCGGCACAGCTCAAGGAGAAGATCATTTCCCGATTCTCGCATTTGGAGAGCAGCAACTTATCGGTGAACATTACATCGTTTGGATTCAAATACGGGATTCCGATCGATGCCGACCTGGTGTTCGACGTGCGCTTCCTGCCGAATCCCCATTACATCGAGCAGCTGCGGCCGCTCACGGGACAAAACAGCGAGGTATATGAATATGTTATGAAGTGGCCGGAGACGCAGATATTCCTGGCCAAATTGCTGGATATGCTGCATTTCCTGCTGCCGCAATACCATAAAGAGGGGAAGAGCCAGGTCATCATCGGCATCGGCTGCACCGGCGGCAAACACCGTTCGGTCGCGATTGCCGAATACCTGGGTAAGATGCTTGGCGTCAGCGAAACGGAAACGGTCCGCGTAAGTCATCGCGACGAAGGCCGGGACCGCTAA